The sequence below is a genomic window from Leishmania braziliensis MHOM/BR/75/M2904 complete genome, chromosome 4.
cgacgacgccgcccTGGACATGGTGGCCACGATCGCCACATTGTGCAACGATGCATCGCTCATGTGCAATAAGCTCTCAGCAGAGGTAGAAAAGGTGGGCGACGCCACTGAGGCAGCTCTTTTGGTCATGAGTGAGAAGCTGTACCACAGTGCGGCGCAAAATGGAGTTGACGGTCCGCATTTGCCGGTCGACCGGTGCAGATCATTGAAGAAGCATCTGTGGTTCAAGGAGAGAACACTAGAATTTACGCGCTCTCGGAAGTCAATGAGCGTGTGCTGCACGTCAGTCGCGGACGCACGCGTTCACAGCCTCTTTCTGAAAGGCGCGCCAGAAGAAGTTCTCAAGCGATGCACTCGTATCATGTGTAAGGATGGTCGCATCGTACCCCTCACACCGAAAATATTGAGCACCGTGACGACGAAGGTCAATCGCATGTCCGGCATGGAGGACGCCCTCCGCTGCATCGCATTTGCCTTCCGCCCCATTCCCGACCCGAAGCAACTGGATCTCTCTGACCCAGCGAAGTTTGAAGCCATCGAGACTGACCTCACTTTTGTTGGCGTCTGCGGCATGCTGGACCCGCCGCGGAGGGAGGTAACAGAGGCGATTACCAAGTGCCACACAGCAGGGATTCGCGTCATTGTCATCACCGGTGACAAGAAGGAgacggcagaggcggtgTGCCGCCGAATCGGACTCATGCCATGTGAACCGAGAGAGGGGCTTAGCTTCACTGGCTACGAGCTGGATCAGATGACCCCAGCACAGAAACGGGCGGCGGTACGGAATGCTGTGCTTTTCAGTCGCACTGACCCCTCCCATAAGATGCAGCTGGTGAATCTTCTGCAGGAGCAGAAGTTCATTTGCGCCATGACCGGAGACGGTGTGAACGACTCGCCGGCGCTGAAGAAAGCCGATATCGGTATTGCAATGGGTTCCGGGACAgaggtggcgaaggcggcgagcAAGATGGTGCTGGCAGATGACAAtttcgccaccgtcgtgaAGGCTGTGCGTGAGGGTCGTATCATTTTCAACAACACAAAGCAATTTATCCGCTACCTCATCAGCAGTAACATTGGCGAGGTAGCCTGCGTGCTGGCCACAGGACTGTTCGGTCTGCCAGAAGCGCTTTCGCCTATTCAGCTGTTGTGGGTGAATCTCGTCACAGACGGGCTGCCGGCGACCGCGCTGGGACTCAACGCCGCGGACCCAGACATCATGGAACAGGCGCCGCGGCGCGTGGACGAACCCATTGTCGACGGTTGGCTTTTCTTTCGCTACATGGTTGTCGGCGTCTATGTTGGTCTGGCGACGGTCGCTGGGTTTATCTGGTGGTTCCTGACGAACGGGTTTACCTTGGCCGACCTCGCCTCATTTACCACCTGCACGAACAGAAGCAATGCCAAGTGTGCAGTGCTGGCGAACCCACAGACGGCGCGCACCATTGCATTGTCTATCCTGGTTGTTGTCGAGATGCTGAATGCGCTGAACGCGCTTAGTGAGAACCAGTCGCTTGTCGTGATCCGGCCTTCGACAAACAAGTGGCTCGTTGTGGCCATCTGCTCTTCGATCGCGCTGCACCTTACGATCATGTACATCCCGTTCTTTGCACGTCTGTTCGGCATCACCCCACTCGGCGTTGACGCTGACGTCGTCGCGAGCGCTGATCTGTGGGATGTGTTGGTGCCGACTGATTTCACAGACTGGAAGACAGTACTTGTGCTGAGCACTCCGGTTATTTTCATAGACGAACTGTTAAAGTTTTTTTCGAGGTGCAGCAATCATCACCGTGAGAAATGTAGCGCAGAGCAGGTTGTCGGCAGGATGAATCATGGCTGGAACTAAATGCAGCGGtttctttctttgcttcGCGCCGTGCATTCGTGATAGTCGACCAGTCATATTGGGTACTACGTATGGGTGTGTTTATGTTCGTGGACACcgaagcaccagcagcgcttAATAAGcaaagcaaacaaagaaTAACAAAAAAACAGCACTGCCAATGTGTATGCCAATGCGTCTGTGGTGGTCAAGGttcttcctttttctttggggagggaggaagaccCTCTTCACAGGGTACGCTTCAGCACGGTATCAGCATCCAGTACCCACTATGCGGGaaagccaggcagcccccctatccctgccatTCCCGAaccacttctggcggtgacagcgccCAGCGCCCACAGCGTGCGGAGGGCGGAGGGGTTCAAAGCGATGTCGGTGGTCCATCCCAGGGTGGGGGGCGTCGCATGAGAGGGTCAGCGTGGCTTTGGCGCATCCCACCCAACCGCcactgcctactggtgtgggaGGCCTGCGCCACGCCGCGGGATGTGTCGGGTGGTGACCGGCGCAATGAGCGCGGCGATGAGGCGACCGGGGAAgcagggggcggggggggggagttgtGGCAGAGCCCGTGGCCGTGTCGCTGAGtggatgcgctgccgccacgcgcgTGTCTGGCATTGCTTTGCGCCACGCGACGGCCCTGTGGAAGACCAGGGTGCGGTGGAGTCGGAAGAAGCCACCGGCTTAACTGGCCGCGCTCGCACACAAGAAGCCTCTACATATTAGAGGGGGCGTAGATGCGGCGCTTTTTTACATTACAATCCAGCAAAACTTGGTGAATGAACTGCCGCGAAGCCTCGCCAAGGACTGCGGCACCACTCGAGGTgccacgcgccgccccgccgACGACTCGGCACTGCCTTTCTTCGGGTCTGAGAAGCCTCCGCTATGCGGGAAGGCACTTGAAAGGCTGTCCCCGCTGGTGGAAACGCGATCTGGAGGGTGACAGACATCTCTCAGCTGTTGTCTTGTCTGCAGGGCTCAGCGCGGGATCAGCGCCCTTTAAAGCAACCGTGGGGGAAGAGCCGCTGCGGAGGGCTTCTAGGCCGGTGCTGGGCCCTTTTCTGCTCCGCAGCCGACGTGCTGGGAAGCCCACACCTCCGCGAAGAACCCAGGGGAATCTTCCCTCAGTTTCCTTGCTACCACCGGCGCTGAGAGCACCTACACTCTGTGATGCACATAATACTGGACACGATACAAAGTGAAACATTCAAACGTTCACCCACAGAGACGTGCGACATCGGAAGAATGTGGTTTAGTCCTGACTAAACATGTGTTAGAAGGGCACATCTGACCCGTGAGTGTAGCGAAGACACGCCGAAATCTGCTCCACAACTGTACCGAAACGCTGAAGAGCTGTCAGTGGCTCTCCGAAACGGGATCACTATACGGGACATTCCTTCAACGCTTTGCATACCCTTGCTACCCTAACGTCCCTGTGAAGAGCCAGGGTACACGTGTTAGGGTTAGGGTGCGGGCATTTTCTACCACTCCTTCCTATCCttgcgacaccctctcccactgtaccAAAGAAATCCTCCCGAGGGCGAGtgccagggtacacgggttagggttagggttagggttagggttagggttagggttagggttagggttagggttagggttagggttagggttagggttagggttagggttagggttagggttagggttagggttagggttagggttagggttagggttagggttagggttagggttagggttagggttagggttagggttagggttagggttagggttagggttagggttagggttagggttagggttagggttagggttagggttagggttagggttagggttagggttagggttagggttagggttagggttagggttagggttagggttagggttagggttagggttagggttagggttagggttagggttagggttagggttagggttagggttagggttagggttagggttagggttagggttagggttaggcCTTCCCGAGACACACGAGTGtacagcggcggtgatgatggcgacTCTGGCGTCGTCATCGCATCGCTAGCGACGGAGAACCGCAGCTCGCCCAGCTTGCCTGTGCCGCCAcctaccaccaccgctcaGGGCGGTGCTTGCTCAGAGGATTGTGCATCCTTCGCCACCGTGGAGGTGTAGTGCGCACGGCAGGATTTNNNNNNNNNNNNNNNNNNNNNNNNNNNNNNNNNNNNNNNNNNNNNNNNNNNNNNNNNNNNNNNNNNNNNNNNNNNNNNNNNNNNNNNNNNNNNNNNNNNNGTTGCGGATTTACCTGAGGAACTCGCGGGTGTTTTCCTGTCACTTTTCCTCGCGGCCTTTCGCCGTGGGAGTGGGGCATCCATTGCGGATCTCTCGGGACGTTTACGGGAAGGTGCTTTTGACGCGGGTacaggcgtctgtggcgtgcgctttgtgcgctcAGCCCGGTCCATCTTTTTGCGcaccgtttcctcctttttcttttgccgaggaggtggctttGGAGCACGTGCTTTCGGCTGGTTTGCGCGCCTGGAATCCCGTTTCGGGTTCGTAGATTTCGTTGCGCGCctttcgccaccacccaagTGGAAAGTGTCCTCACGGTCCACCGTGGTTTTCTTCAACCACGGTTTGTGCTCGATTTCGTTGTAGAAGAAATCTTTCCGTGACACCGGGTGGTTCGTCAGaattttcctcattttttcGAGGAAATATTcgcgtggcgggtggtgtttcgacgccgcgtaaagcaggcgccgcatgcactttGCCATGTCGTGGCTATGGTCGATTTGTATGTCCAGATGAACGCCGAAAAATACGGCAGACATATACAaaccgcagtcgtcgctaTAGCGTTCCTGACGTGGTGAAAATTCATTCACCAAACGCAAAGCTGGCCAGACCATTTTGAAGTGCTTACGCAGTTTTTCTTCCActatgggagaaggtgcggagtcCAGGATGCTCAGCTGTATTTCTGCTGAGTCCcgcgtccctttctccaaaAGCCCTGCGATCCAGTGCTTCATAATGAAGATTGGGAAAAACACcacgccgtgacggtgcacctTTGCCTTGAGTTGCTGCGCGCGTTTCCAATCAAGGTGCACCATCGTGTCCGACGGAACGATCCGTTTCTTAGGGAGGTACGCTTTGTAGATCACATCGAGTTCGATGTTCGATGTTTTCCCCTCGCGCATGTCACCGCCCCACATTTCTTTTGCAAATGACCTTGCGATACCAAATGTGGTTTGCCTCTTGTGTGCGGTGGCCTCCTGCGAAACGTCGGCTGTGGCTCCGTCGGGCGTTAGTTTTTTGACCCTTCCtgtgcctcgcctccgcggaAAAACTTACGTCGGTTGTCTCCGGCGTTTCCTCGGTAACCGTTTCGTTGGCCTGTGCCTCTTCCGTTGTGTTTTGCCGGACCATAGGTATAGTCGTTTGAATTTTGGTAATCGTGCTGGCTCTGGCTATTCCTCGGAATCCGCTGTCCGAATTTTTGTTCTTTCAGGCATTGTGAAAGCAAGTCTTTCATTTTTAGTAGGTTTTCTTCAGTGAGTCCCGAGAGTGCTTCGAATCCTGCCATGTCCAGTGCTCCGATCTGTGTCCCGTCGGCTCCGAGAATTGGCGCGTAtggcgcgcctccttctAGGATATCTGACCCGTCTCTGTTCGGAGCCCGGTAGGTATCACACGGATGTTTTCGGTGCACTCCGCTGCCCTCAACTGTTCTTGGTCCTGCTTGACTTTCGCTGTGTGCCTTTTCGAAAGTGATGCGGTTGAGGTGCTCTAACCTGTCCGTTTCGGGAACCAAAGGCACTTCGACCCGTGTCAAAACTTTTCTCCATTGCCGCATTCCTCCTGCACTGGTTTGTGCGATTTGCGTGTTGTATGCGAGTAAACGTGACGTAATGGGCTCGTCCACAAACATGGCCAACCATGCTGCAATACGTTGGTCGGCGGTGGCTTTTTGTGCCCGTGGTCCCGTCAAGCCCAGCAGAGTCGCGGTAGTGATGGCAATAACGGGTGTCATTTGTTTCGCTACGATTGCTGCCTCCATTTTGACTTTGTATCCCTCCAGTGGGTTTTTTGAGGCTTCTATGTTATCCCATATTTCTTCCCACCTTTCTTCCACGTCCAGCACTTGTTGGATTTCTTTGTTTGCGAACAACTTTTGGGCGTCCATCACTTCCTTCTTGATATTTTTTGTTGTGGgatctgctgcgccaacacTCCTCAGTAGTGATTTTGTCATACCCTTACAGGCGAAATGAAAATCGGCATCTGTCATACCGCCTTCGCGGTATAATTTTCTTGTGAGTTCTGCCGTCATCTTTGTAGCCTCCTCTGCGACGAATAATTCGAGGTACTCATCCAGCTCTTTCTCGGTTAGTCGTTTGTCGGACATTTCCGATGTAGGTGAGtcggaggaaagggaaaccGTGCGCTTTTGTCGCAGAGATTCGAGTGTGTGTCTGGAGAAACGTTTCTGAATATGTAGTcgtttttccgtcgctggccgcatgaactccacttagtgtgattactatatacatttggagaagagataaagGGACAAAGGTAAAGTAGGAATCCATAGAAACAGATGCAAGAGTAcatatttgccgacctgtggccataatttccaatcgggaaacattatggtacacagacggtcacacatcacaaatggaagtgaggagtcggtttccgagacacacacactcactcaggattccttttccacggatacaagaaaccgattcagctatcggtcaaaacagatccaacaccacatcccaccaaccaccacccccccccccctataaggtcaagtgccattcgattgcctttgtggttttacacgccgccaatggaaccctaaccctaaccctaacccgtgtaccctggccctcgggaggatttctccggtacagtgggagagggtgccTCAAGGATAGGTAGGAGTGGTAGAAAATGCCCGCACCCTAACCCTAACACGTGTACCCTGGCTCTTCACAGGGACGTTAGGGTAGCAAGGGTACGCAAAGCGTTGAAGGAATGTCCCGTATAGTGATCCCGTTTCGGAGAGCCACTGACAGCTCTTCAGCGTTTCGGTACAGTTGTGGAGAAAATTTCGGCGTGTCTTCGCTACACTCACGGGTCAGATGTGCCCTTCTAACACATGTTTAGTCAGGACTAAACCACATTCTTCCGACGTCTCACGTCTCTGTGGGTGAACGTTTGAATGTTTCACTTGGCATCGTGTCCATTATTATGCGCATCACAGAGTGTAGGTGCTCTCAGCGCCGGTGGTAGCAAGGAAACTTAGGGAAGATTCCCCTGGGTTCTTCGCGAAGGTGTGGGCTTCCCAGCACGTCGACTGCAGAGCAGAAAAGGGCCCAGCACCGGCCTAGAAGccctccgcagcagctcttccttCACGGTTGCTTTAAAGGGCGCTGATCCCGCGCTGAGCCCTGCAGACAAGACAACAGCTGAGAGAAGTCTGTCACCCTCCAGACCGCGTTTCCACCAGCGGGAAAAGCCTTTCAAGCGCCTTCCCGCATAGCGGAGGCTTCTCAGACCCGAAGAAAGGCAGTGCCGCAGTCCTTGGCGAGGCTTCGCGGCAGTTCATTCACCAAGTTTTGCTGGATTGCAATGTAAAAGAGCGCCGCATCTACGCCCCCTCTAATATGTAGAGGCTTCTTGTGTGCGAGCGCGGCCAGTTAAGCCGGTGGCTTCTTCCGACTCCACCGCACCCTGGTCTTCCACAGGGCCGTCGCGTGGCGCAAAGCAATGCCAGACAcgcgcgtggcggcagcgcatccaCTCAGCGACACGGGCACGGGCTCTGCCACAActcccccccgccccctgcTTCCCTGGTCGCCCCATCGCCGCGCTCATtgcgccggtcgccacccGACACATCCCGCGGCGTGGCGCAGGCCtcccacaccagtaggcagtgGCGGTTGGGTGGAACACTCGATACCGACGCTGACCCTCGCATGCGACGCCCCCCACCCTGGGATGGACCACCGACATCGCTTTGAACCCCTCCGCCCTCCGCACGCTGTGGGCGCTGGGCGCTGTCCCCGCCAGAAGTGGTTCGGGAAtgcagggatgggggagtTGCTTAGCGTTCTCTTCTTGAACGGCGGGTGCGGCGGACTAACGATATGATACTGAGTCGCAGCGTCTCATTGTGGCGGGGATTTTGCGGTTGCGCAGAAGGGTGTGATCTGAGCCTGGCGAATGCCCATCAACTTTTGAAAATGTTTCTCTAGGAGGCATTGAACAGTTTGAGGGACATTCAATGGTTTTTGCTTCACGGCACCTTGTCTTTGTTGGGCATGGAATGTCTTCTGGTTCCTGTCGTCGCTTACTGTGCGAACGTTGTTTTTCGGACAGCGTTTTACTTTCTATTTCGCTGTTGCGGTGTAGGGGTTTTTGCTGTAGTTATGTGTGTAAAGGGGAACTTTTCGACATTTAAGTCTATTGGGTAGTAGGAGGTGTAGTTTTTTCTTGACATGTGTGTATATGCGTTaatttcttctctctgtgtttcttTCAAGGACTGCCACGTGCCGCTGTCCTAAGGAAGTGAGTGTTTCTGCTCTCAAGCTGATACTAGCTCTTTTCGCTGCTTTTTAGAGGAAAGGAGATTGTATTTGTTTGAAGGGGTCGTGTTTGAGTTAATGCGTGTTGTGGAAAGTAACCCTTTTGATGAATTTATTGAATTAGGCTGAATATCTGGTAATCAGGATGTTGGCGCGAAGAAATGTCTTACAAAAGCTCCGTAGTCTAAAAGATCTTTCATTTTCGGGGCGCTAATGGGTGCAACTggtttatttttttttttttaggcCCCCTTCCGAGTATCTGTTTTTGTAGGGGAGTAGAAGCTAGGAATGTTGCTGGTCTCCTGTGTAGATGTTGAGTATGTGGCAGGTGGTGAGACTTTGTTTTATGAGGACTGTATGGCACATGGGTGTTTGGCGACACTaggtctttttttttctttattCTTGCTTCTGTTGCCTCGGATGCTTCTTGTTCAGCAACAGGTGTTATAGATCACCTCAGCTCTTTGCGCAGTAGTACATACTGGGTCAAAACTAACATGTCTatgctgtttttttttttttgctgcccTTGAAGGTTTTACATCTACTTTGGCCCTTGTAGCTCATTCCTGAGCGCTACTGTGGAGTTGTTGTCGCTCTATAAGTGCTGCTTTTTGTGGTGAGCATTTCTATGTTCGATTTAGGGTTGGCTGCAAACGGTAGCGGACGTTTAGGCAGTTTCCAATAAGCTGATCAAGATTTTGCATGGGGTGATGGCTCTATTGTTTTCCTATGTGTTTGTAAGCTTGTGACGTGAGTAATGAAGTAACAGATTAGTAAACAATACGATGTACTAAGAGCTCTGCTAAGAAAATCTTACAACCCTTATTCTATGCTGTGCTACAAGAGGTTTATCTTTGGGTCTCGGTTTTTAGTTGGTAATTGGAGTACGCGTCACTTCATGGATTATCGTTGTGGGGCAGCAGTGTCAGTTGTGTCTTCCTCCATATGAGTTGTGTTACCTGATCGAAATGAGGGATAGAGGGTACCGTAAATACAGTGCAACAGAATGGTCGAAAAAGAAAATGGAGGTGAGATTATTTTTACACCAGGGAGTTACTTCAGTTGTGGATAGAACACGTACTAGTCAGCTGTCATAATGGTGCGTTGAAGTGCTGTCTGCTAGCTGTTTGATATAGtcgccttttctctttcggGTACTATTGTCCTTTGGCTGGTCTTTGGTGGTCTGGGCCTTTGTGCCTATAGAGGACAGGGGTGAGGCTTCTGATTTCTCATCCTTCTGGTTTTGCCCGAAAGTGTGTCTCCTCCATTACTTTGGTTGCGGGCAAAACCTGTTGTAGGAGATCCGTTTGtattttttctttgttttcctgcGCATTATTTATTGCTTCTATGGGACCTATTAGCTAGCGCTGTACACGTGTATTTTGGTATCCTACATTTTCGCTGCttgtatatatatattatTGGTTTTGGGATATTTTTGCCTATATGCGTACAGGGTATTGATTGCTGTTTTGATGTGGTGTATAGTGAAGGGAATTGTAGTCTTTGCTGCTTTGTGGTAACGAAGACCTGATAAGTTTAGGGACGTTTCTCTGCGGTCGTTTTGCAGGTTAGGTATATTATTTGCGCTAGCTTTACAGAGTCTTTGTTTTCTGTGATTTTCTTGCGAAGAGGTATGCCACGGCTGGGTGCATTGAGCGTTTAAGAACTGTTTTGTTGCTTTTGTAGCTGTTATTGAATTTCTCTTGTATTGCACGAGTAATTCACAGGTTTTGCTTCAACTACAACAATTGGTAATGCTTATCATTCGTACTCTTCTGGAAGGTGCTGTTTACTATGTCGTTGACTCTCTGATCACTAATGGAGGTCACCTGTTACTCGGCGTAACTGTTGGGGATATGTACACGGAATGTTTTTGCTAGATatatgtttttttttttttttcgaggGACCTCTTTCTCGTGGCGAAACATGAAATGCATCGGCATTACTATTAGTTCGGCTGTGATATTAATGTGAGATGTTCTTCTGAGAAGCACTGTATTCCTCTctcgtgctgcgcagctggtAGCTTAGCCGAAACGTGAGGGCTTAAATGGGGCTGTGCTCTTATTGAAAAGGGTACTATGCATGTAGTCGAGCATTGCAGAGGTCATGCACCGGTTGTGTGAATGTATATCTCAGTATGTTTGTTTATGGAAGCCATGTTtttgtgttgttgctgcaAACCAGTTTGTTGGCCCTTGATGTAGTGGGGTAAGCGTCATAATGCGCAGTGCTTCCTGAAGTACTTGTGAAATGGGGCATCCATTTGTTGTGAGATGTGGCGGCTCTCTATCTCTCTGTTGTTCATTACGTATGAGGTGAGGAATTGCCTATGTCAACTTTCACTAGTGACGTGAGTGCTTTGCaatgaaaaggaaagcagcaGTTCGGATTTAGGAGTTGAGTTCACAATCCACTTGCGTTTCTGTAACTTACGTTGCGCTGAGTCAAATCATATTTTTCAGAAGGATGCGCTTCTAGGGTTTTCGCTGCTGTGAGAACAGAAATGTCTGACTTTTGACTAGAAGAGGTGCGAGGTCCCTCAGAGCCTTTCCTGTGTGCCTTTGTGTTTCACAGTAGAAAGCATACGCAGGTTCTCTACATCTTTAGTCTTACCTTTCACAACACAAGGGAGACCTATAGCATCAGAAACCAGgatttttgttgttgttttacAAAGATCTGCACTCCCTTTGATAACTGTGCTCTGCCTTGCTACTACTTGCTCCCTTGCTTATAGGTATGCGCAATTTTTGTTTCTACATCTAACATgatagagaggagagacgtgCGAAGAACGATATGAGAAAATGCGAGTGAAAGTATTGAGCATCATTTCCATGATGTACTTTAGAACCGAACTATCGCTTCCATATATTGTTCTTCTGCCGACTTTAGATCTCCAGAAAGCGAGTTATTGTAagctttttcttttttttttccgttcaCCCCTTTGATTACTTCTGACGACACGGATCCTTCTGGGATGAAAAAGGTGGAGACTTGCATCTACCCTTTTCGTGGGTAGTTGTATGCATTGCTTGAGTGAAAGGCTACCAGGTTACTATACTGGTCCACGGAAAGGGGAATCTGGCAAGTGAGAAAAGAGTGACGAGCATGCAGCGGAATGTATCATGACTGACT
It includes:
- a CDS encoding calcium-translocating P-type ATPase yields the protein MAKLLLPDNPASMDGGLICSLLEVKEACGLDKDEADRRLQVFGKNAFPVEPSTPLWKLVVGQFEDTLVRILLLAAFVSFCMAILEDNRVDFVEPFIILLILTLNAIVGIWQEDRAEKAIESLKELAPDTAAVVRDGVTQTILAENLVPGDIVEVAVGDRVAADIRLLTLESTALRVDQSILNGESVEAVKQVKSVCSKRDRFPSSMVYRGTAVVYGKARGVVVRTGTSTEMGCIECSVREQEERKTPLQLKLDEFGALLSTTIGYICLFVFVVNLLRWFKTHTPTTEESWFECYIQPTVHSLKLAVALAVAAIPEGLPAVVTTCLALGARKMAGHNAFVRDLPSVETLGRCTVICSDKTGTLTTNMMSVSEVVTMEASGTTREYSIADSRLNIVAAAVSRNGAPAGGVLGDDAALDMVATIATLCNDASLMCNKLSAEVEKVGDATEAALLVMSEKLYHSAAQNGVDGPHLPVDRCRSLKKHLWFKERTLEFTRSRKSMSVCCTSVADARVHSLFLKGAPEEVLKRCTRIMCKDGRIVPLTPKILSTVTTKVNRMSGMEDALRCIAFAFRPIPDPKQLDLSDPAKFEAIETDLTFVGVCGMLDPPRREVTEAITKCHTAGIRVIVITGDKKETAEAVCRRIGLMPCEPREGLSFTGYELDQMTPAQKRAAVRNAVLFSRTDPSHKMQLVNLLQEQKFICAMTGDGVNDSPALKKADIGIAMGSGTEVAKAASKMVLADDNFATVVKAVREGRIIFNNTKQFIRYLISSNIGEVACVLATGLFGLPEALSPIQLLWVNLVTDGLPATALGLNAADPDIMEQAPRRVDEPIVDGWLFFRYMVVGVYVGLATVAGFIWWFLTNGFTLADLASFTTCTNRSNAKCAVLANPQTARTIALSILVVVEMLNALNALSENQSLVVIRPSTNKWLVVAICSSIALHLTIMYIPFFARLFGITPLGVDADVVASADLWDVLVPTDFTDWKTVLVLSTPVIFIDELLKFFSRCSNHHREKCSAEQVVGRMNHGWN